The following coding sequences are from one Schizosaccharomyces osmophilus chromosome 1, complete sequence window:
- the dad1 gene encoding DASH complex subunit Dad1 encodes MDDLSFERKRRLLSLQIGKSMHEVVNLMSVLNKNMEGINGVGKEFENVASLWKGFQDSVLEKKDSDMPDAT; translated from the coding sequence ATGGATGACTTaagttttgaaaggaaACGACGTTTACTGAGTTTACAAATCGGCAAAAGCATGCATGAAGTCGTAAATTTGATGTCTGTTTTGAATAAGAATATGGAAGGTATTAATGGGGTGGGAAAGGAATTTGAGAACGTCGCCTCATTATGGAAAGGATTCCAAGACTCTGtactagaaaagaaggactCGGATATGCCGGACGCTACTTGA
- a CDS encoding plasma membrane ThrE amino acid transmembrane transporter family protein → MGTQLRLDPERKNWLSHGPSDPEERDQECAQPLFNRSYVPNPQFHSAHNPKKNEPIQENSNSYQPQGDSTHHRTASSPSRRRHSIGFKLNHGNRPKSLSVARNQKNSQTPQNHPVPVKKDSLFDGASLSNNSSKSIRTTNVQSNLLSPGQLSPVNSFDLENPFMSDRSSISSMSSNTLMQSKSRYSSEKMTGSSSPTKEHVPKITLNTPDLKPVPSTASTRLVQMRHHAYTHSDVTDRTLLTCETYIPLEEQGFLGRFLSLFLNVDVSAYVVPIDSSVDRYGKTLGSVLSRLRTEESNDIEKSKFGELNTTSSFDKGKIYLGGILYKLGWSKLYVDDQFRITIHPSPLSKRCEFILCLCETLMLYGCPSHKILRNLRVASRILSLRANFLYLPDCMLIYFRTEKGHSDMHFIGITSQIDLNKLGLVNEIYRYVMRDKLSAEDGLDILRTIITFRPLYRKWLVAFMHGLASACILPVAYGGGWYDMPLGFLLGLLLGILRVYLAPRSSLFDRLFEVFGAVVLSFIGRAFGSISKNGRPVFCFTALVEGAVSLVLPGYIIFCGVLELQSKNIVSGGVRMLYAVIFSLFLSFGITIGAVLYGWMDSNATRNYSCLKDIGIEKKWYVLFIPLYTLSLLFVTQSHPKQWCMQILVSIIGYVVYFYSSLHFGTGQISSALGSFVIGCLGNLYSHFIKSSSFVVVIPAIFVLVPSGFTAQGGVSGGLYTATNIASHNTTTNTTAYSQSISQHSSLEFGLTMVEIAIGIAVGFFASSIITYPIFGAFARAQARNKHLESI, encoded by the coding sequence ATGGGGACCCAGCTTCGTCTAGACCCTGAACGGAAGAATTGGTTGAGCCATGGCCCTTCTGATCCTGAAGAAAGAGATCAAGAATGTGCTCAACCTTTGTTTAATAGATCGTATGTGCCGAATCCTCAGTTTCACAGCGCAcataatccaaaaaaaaatgaaccGATACAGGAAAACTCAAATTCTTATCAGCCACAGGGAGATTCAACCCATCATCGAACTGCATCCAGTCCTTCACGACGCAGACATTCCATTGGTTTCAAGTTAAATCATGGTAATCGACCCAAATCTCTGTCGGTTGctagaaatcaaaaaaattcacAAACGCCTCAGAATCATCCTGTTCCAGTAAAGAAGGATTCCCTTTTTGATGGAGCTTCTTTGTCAAATAATTCAAGTAAAAGCATAAGAACAACCAATGTTCAGTCTAATCTTCTCTCTCCTGGCCAGTTATCGCCCGTGAACAGTTTTGACTTGGAAAATCCGTTCATGTCTGATCGATCTTCTATAAGTAGTATGTCAAGCAATACGTTGATGCAGTCCAAGAGTAGATATTCCAGTGAAAAAATGACGGGATCGTCCTCACCCACAAAAGAACATGTTCCAAAAATTACGCTTAATACTCCTGATCTTAAACCTGTACCTTCAACAGCATCTACGCGTCTCGTCCAAATGCGCCATCATGCTTACACTCACAGCGACGTTACTGATAGAACCCTATTGACCTGCGAAACGTACATTCCCCTTGAAGAGCAAGGGTTCCTTGGAAGATTTCTATCCTTATTCTTAAACGTTGATGTAAGTGCCTATGTGGTTCCCATCGATAGCTCTGTTGATCGTTACGGAAAAACATTGGGAAGCGTTCTTTCTCGTCTTAGAACGGAGGAATCAAACgacattgaaaaaagtaaatttggCGAGCTAAATACTACGTCTTCATTTGATAAAGGGAAGATCTATCTTGGTGGCATATTATATAAACTGGGTTGGTCAAAATTGTACGTGGACGATCAATTTCGAATTACCATTCATCCATCTCCTCTTAGTAAACGATGCGAGTTTATACTTTGCTTGTGTGAAACACTAATGCTGTATGGGTGTCCAAGCCATAAAATACTGCGAAATCTTCGAGTAGCTTCTCGCATTTTAAGTCTACGTGcaaattttctttaccttCCTGACTGTAtgcttatttattttagGACTGAAAAGGGACACTCAGATATGCACTTTATAGGAATTACATCACAGATTGATTTGAATAAACTTGGTTTGGTTAATGAAATTTACCGTTATGTGATGCGGGATAAACTAAGTGCTGAGGATGGTTTGGACATTTTGAGAACAATCATAACTTTTCGGCCACTTTATCGAAAATGGTTGGTTGCTTTTATGCATGGTCTCGCCAGTGCTTGTATCTTGCCTGTAGCCTATGGTGGAGGATGGTATGATATGCCGTTAGGATTTTTGTTGGGACTGCTATTAGGGATTCTACGAGTGTATCTTGCTCCTCGATCATCCTTGTTTGACAGACTGTTTGAGGTTTTTGGAGCTGTTGTTTTGTCATTTATAGGGCGGGCATTTGGAAGTATCAGCAAAAATGGAAGACCCGTATTCTGTTTTACAGCTTTGGTCGAGGGCGCTGTTTCTCTAGTTTTACCAGgttatattattttttgcgGAGTGCTGGAATTACAATCCAAAAACATAGTTTCCGGAGGAGTTCGCATGCTCTATGCTGTCatcttttcattgtttttgagtTTTGGTATTACAATTGGGGCTGTTCTGTATGGTTGGATGGATAGTAACGCTACGAGGAATTATTCGTGTTTAAAAGATATAgggattgaaaaaaaatggtatgttctttttatacCTTTGTATAcactttctttgttgttcGTTACGCAATCGCATCCCAAGCAGTGGTGTATGCAGATATTAGTATCTATCATCGGTTATgttgtatatttttattcttcattACATTTTGGTACAGGTCAGATATCTAGCGCACTTGGCTCTTTTGTGATTGGATGTTTGGGTAATTTATATTCACACTTTATCaagtcttcttcttttgtcgTTGTAATACCTGCCATATTCGTGCTAGTTCCCTCGGGTTTCACTGCTCAAGGAGGTGTGAGTGGTGGTTTATACACGGCAACTAATATTGCAAGTCATAATACAACGACAAATACGACTGCATACTCTCAATCCATCAGTCAGCATAGCAGCTTGGAATTTGGGCTTACAATGGTTGAAATTGCTATAGGAATTGCTGTCGGATTCTTTGCTAGTTCAATTATAACCTATCCGATTTTTGGGGCCTTTGCTAGAGCTCAAGCTCGAAACAAACATCTTGAAAGTATTTGA
- the rho4 gene encoding Rho family GTPase Rho4, translated as MKSGSKSDNSKKLVVVGDGGCGKTCLLIVFSTGTFPERYIPTVFENYITQISYKPNGKIIELALWDTAGQEEYDRLRPLSYPNSNVILLCFSIDCPASLHNISEKWFPEVQHFCPRTPTMLVGLKSDLRQDRNAEEVLRTQGLTPVTYEQAQNVASTISSPYVECSAKEASGVNDVFQLAVSLTMKKTFSFTKRSCVIL; from the exons atgaaaagcGGCTCGAAATCAG ATAATTCAAAGAAACTAGTTGTTGTTGGAGACGGTGGTTGTG GAAAAACTTGTTTGTTGATTGTGTTTTCTACCGGAACATTCCCAGAG AGGTACATTCCAACTGTGTTTGAAAACTATATCACGCAAATCTCCTACAAGCCCAACGGCAAAATCATTGAGCTCGCTTTATGGGATACTGCTGGACAAGAAGAATACGATCGTCTTCGTCCTCTTAGTTACCCCAACAGCAATGTAATTTTGCTCTGTTTCTCAATTGATTGCCCTGCCTCTCTGCATAACATTAGTGAAAAG TGGTTTCCAGAAGTTCAGCATTTCTGCCCACGGACGCCCACAATGCTAGTTGGTCTCAAGTCTGATTTAAGACAGGATAGAAATGCTGAAGAGGTTTTACGTACCCAAGGCCTTACGCCTGTAACTTATGAACAG GCTCAAAATGTGGCATCAACCATCAGTTCACCTTATGTGGAATGTTCAGCAAAAGAAGCTTCAGGAGTCAATGATGTGTTCCAACTCGCTGTAAGCTTAACcatgaaaaaaacattttcatttacGAAAAGATCTTGTGTCATTCTTTAA
- a CDS encoding ubiquitin-protein ligase E3 involved in vesicle docking Pep5/Vps11-like translates to MNIQEWDSLSLFQWQACPGLVSLQGTLKTRSSCSCKGTKISCVGTLDGHILVFNNKLELLADFVACEGGVTQQLELTNNQSALCCVCLDRQNAILIQFWSIRNIHKRTSKDITCLYERRLYGIPNPLIPATSIAISADVSSVFCGFANGILIQLQGDFLRDLGSKQDVVFRERDSITDLAILSPRKLSVSTTTQTFVYNIITKSVNILENNGLAIGCSEVYMQRSLLCANLSFISVYELKTLSLLKTFHVEGTIRRIFTCFGHVCLLVSTTPTLSSRDHSEIISEDTSLWFFILDLESQLILFQFEIEEKSISNILYTSDDCFFFYDNCPPQQLIRLPQDFLLYKCYEKEEFEKSYLLANYLKCTEDIVRDCALRTGLLYFKGGNFEKAIDYFIYAIPFSDSALIIKTYLEHRLLRCLLRYLEALAAEGHAYSFEQSTLIFLYIKFRKFDSLMTYAKSGSCSTELLLPILRKYKCFDQMEALGKIWNMPLVCLEVYQAKELKEKAFQLLENCHDYIDVIEISNHYGTWFINSDPSKFTEKMVKVSLSLLNLRKEKNLIMFLKSVYLSTYVQHPDLQMRLWDAIKLQTIEPMVLKFVNTRKLHSLIQREMDDVSSKNETEAILLIKDCNSLLDYESSILSLQSVRWSNALDLLYSQKSLISGSNDTIIQKLLKDPNTADHLIDRYDDEAILQLLRFLVRERSVANLREDLFFKVLESSFIQFEIPIQHLLDILMKDQALTLGTVKRILLKWETHCSSRIKENDRQYTHLQKELASNQSQLNFIPIEDQLCDNCEGVLKIPFNTYSCLHIVHRDCASESICAKCKSGVLETPPTNYEKHTSSFHELFSQLSLLESFML, encoded by the exons ATGAACATTCAGGAG TGGGATTCTCTTTCGCTCTTTCAATGGCAAGCATGTCCAGGATTAGTTTCACTTCAAGGCACATTG aaaaccagGAGTAGTTGCTCGTgcaaaggaacaaaaatatCGTGCGTTGGGACATTAGATGGCCATATCCTTGTTTTCAACAATAAGCTTGAATTACTGGCTGATTTTGTTGCTTGCGAAGGTGGTGTAACTCAGCAATTGGAACTAACGAATAATCAATCTGCTCTTTGTTGTGTTTGT CTCGACAGACAGAATGCAATTTTAATACAATTTTGGTCTATCAGAAATATCCACAAGCGGACATCTAAGGATATTACTTGTTTGTACGAACGTCGATTGTATGGTATCCCGAATCCTTTAATTCCTGCAACTAGTATTGCAATTTCAGCCGACGTTTCATCCGTGTTTTGCGGGTTTGCGAATGGAATACTAATTCAATTACAAGGAGATTTTCTTCGCGATTTGGGATCAAAGCAGGACGTGGTTTTTCGTGAAAGAGACTCTATAACCGACCTTGCTATTCTGTCCCCAAGAAAGCTGTCTGTTTCTACTACCACACAAACATTTGTGTACAATATAATTACCAAGTCAGTTAACATTTTAGAAAACAATGGTTTAGCCATCGGATGTTCTGAAGTGTATATGCAAAGGTCCCTCTTATGTGCTAATTTATCGTTCATCTCAGTTTACGAACTGAAAACATTGAGCTTActaaaaacttttcatgTGGAGGGAACAATACGAAGAATTTTCACATGTTTTGGCCATGTTTGCCTGCTGGTTTCTACGACTCCAACGCTTTCTTCTCGAGATCACAGCGAAATAATATCTGAGGACACTTCACTTTGGTTCTTcattttggatttggaaaGTCAATTGatcctttttcaatttgaaattgaagaaaaaagtatcTCCAATATTCTTTACACATCTGatgattgctttttcttttatgaCAATTGTCCTCCTCAACAATTAATTCGTCTTCCACAAGACTTCCTTCTTTATAAATGctacgaaaaagaagagtttgAAAAGTCCTATTTACTTGCAAACTATTTAAAATGCACCGAAGATATCGTCCGAGATTGCGCTCTTCGTACAGGACTCCTGTATTTCAAAGGTGGTAATTTTGAGAAGGCCATCGACTATTTCATTTATGCTATACCTTTTTCCGATTCAGCACTAATCATTAAAACTTATTTAGAGCATCGGCTATTAAGATGCTTGCTTCGTTATTTGGAAGCGTTGGCAGCTGAAGGGCACGCCTACTCGTTCGAGCAATCTACATTgatctttctttatataaagTTTCGAAAATTTGATTCTTTGATGACATATGCGAAAAGTGGTAGTTGCTCTACAGAGCTTTTACTTCCCATCTTACGAAAATATAAATGCTTTGACCAAATGGAGGCTTTGGGTAAGATTTGGAACATGCCCCTGGTTTGTCTTGAGGTTTACCAAGCGAAGGAACTAAAAGAGAAGGCATTCCAACTTCTCGAAAATTGCCATGATTACATAGATGTAATCGAAATCTCAAATCATTATGGCACATGGTTTATAAATTCGgatccttcaaaatttacagaaaaaatggtaaaagTATCACTCAGTTTGCTaaatttaagaaaagaaaagaacttAATAATGTTTTTAAAATCGGTTTACCTCTCTACATACGTCCAACATCCGGATTTACAGATGAGATTATGGGATGCTATAAAGTTGCAAACTATAGAACCCATGGTTTTAAAATTTGTGAATACAAGAAAGCTTCATTCTCTTATACAAAGAGAAATGGATGACGTGAGTTCGAAGAATGAGACAGAAGCTATCCTTTTAATCAAAGACTGCAACAGTTTATTGGATTATGAATCGTCTATACTGTCTTTGCAGTCAGTTCGATGGAGTAATGCGCTAGATCTCCTGTACTCCCAAAAGTCTCTAATTTCTGGCTCTAATGATACAATAATTCAGAAACTTTTAAAAGACCCGAATACAGCAGACCATCTAATTGATAGGTATGACGATGAAGCTATACTTCAGCTATTGAGATTTTTAGTACGAGAACGGTCAGTCGCAAATTTGCGTgaagatttgtttttcaaggTCCTAGAAAGCAGTTTCATACAGTTTGAAATTCCGATCCAACATCTGCTAGATATACTGATGAAAGATCAGGCTTTGACCTTGGGGACTGttaaaagaattcttttgaaatggGAGACTCACTGTTCTTCTcgaatcaaagaaaatgatagACAGTATACGCATCTTCAGAAAGAATTAGCTAGTAATCAAAGCCAGTTGAACTTTATTCCAATAGAGGACCAACTATGTGACAATTGCGAGGGAGTTTTAAAGATACCCTTCAATACCTATAGTTGTCTTCATATTGTTCACAGGGATTGTGCTTCAGAATCGATTTGTGCCAAATGCAAATCTGGAGTGTTGGAAACTCCGCCCACAAATTATGAAAAGCACACgtcttcttttcatgaaCTTTTTAGTCAACTTTCCTTATTAGAATCTTTTATGCTATAA
- the sub1 gene encoding transcription coactivator PC4 yields MVGKRAPKGSEVAGSKKQKTENSKEAHWKLNDSGKKRVTLSEFRGTTYVHIREYYEKDGEMLPGKKGIALNPNEWMQFKRMVGEVTNALGLVDEDEDEEEKKENGDSGTKKNEEQESTDAKDEPKQEEESKEENQSGSEDEE; encoded by the exons ATGGTAGGAAAACGCGCTCCCAAAGGAAGTGAAGTTGCTGGTAgcaagaaacaaaagacagAAAATAGTAAAGAAGCTCATTGGAAA TTGAATGATTCtggtaaaaaaagagtgaCTCTGTCGGAATTTCGTGGAACTACTTATGTGCACATTCGTGAATATTATGAAAAGGATGGAGAAATGCTCCCTGGAAAGAAGGGAATTGCATTGAATCCGAATGAATGGATGCAATTCAAACGTATGGTTGGAGAGGTCACCAATGCTCTCGGGCTAGTAGATGAGGACGAAGATgaggaagagaagaaagaaaacggGGATTCTggaacgaagaaaaatgaagaacaAGAATCAACCGATGCCAAGGATGAACCTaagcaagaagaagaatccaaaGAGGAGAATCAATCAGGCAGtgaagacgaagaataG
- the nse2 gene encoding Smc5-6 complex non-SMC SUMO ligase subunit Nse2 — protein sequence MSDVQLKTSVSKIRQVLAPGLDESASYEYHSKTIEESIKQIIRASILVVELNDNESLDTLDASIKELLDAKERLRLIKNAVDDLDTSVKRNLDFLEASSMLDVYTQKFKQLLQNYETKSDFEKYGNEGNYIEFRQTIWHEQNLDGKAFPPMRFFFEPNTQQIAEDDDIVISSSTIETRCPLTLQPIAHPVISKRCSHYYEKVAIYSLVGTSGCRCPVVGCNSQLRKSDLKEDPVLERRLRRVQELARED from the exons ATGTCAGACGTTCAACTAAAAACCTCTGTAAGTAAGATTCGCCAAGTTTTAGCTCCCGGCTTGGATGAATCTGCTAGTTATGAATACCATTCGAAGACTATTGAAGAATCGATTAAACAGATCATTCGTGCTTCTATATTGGTTGTTGAATTGAATGATAATGAG TCTTTAGATACACTGGATGCATCAATCAAAGAATTACTGGACGCCAAAGAAAGACTAagattaataaaaaatgccGTTGATGATTTGGATACTAGCGTTAAGAGAAATCTTGATTTCTTGGAG GCATCCAGCATGTTAGATGTATATACCCAAAAGTTTAAACAATTACttcaaaattatgaaaCTAAATCtgactttgaaaaatacgGGAACGAAGGTAATTACATCGAATTCCGACAGACCATTTGGCATGAACAGAATCTTGATGGGAAAGCATTCCCACCAATGCGGTTCTTCTTTGAACCAAATACGCAGCAAATTgctgaagatgatgataTTGTCATCTCTTCTTCAACCATTGAAACCCGCTGTCCGTTGACTTTACAACCGATAGCTCATCCTGTTATTTCCAAAAGGTGTAGTCACTACTATGAGAAGGTTGCCATATACTCTTTAGTTGGAACAAGTGGATGTCGATGTCCAGTCGTTGGATGTAATTCTCAATTGCGGAAATCAGACCTGAAAGAAGATCCAGTTCTTGAAAGGCGGTTACGTCGAGTTCAGGAATTAGCCAGAGAGGACTAg
- the wtf2 gene encoding wtf meiotic driver (syntenic with wtf29 in CBS 15792), producing the protein MKNKYTPISDSDDSSKTLNDEKADSQSSPSDGTPPPYSVSKKNVDLEMAPETEESSKKKRYLTPRELAIVFAIFIVYNVCLIIARVILLVYEIPFNQLAVWVLFGVWCALFLSLTIVITQMPKEWFTQAGRATKKILKKFGRATKNVLSTMCIAALYVCFLDVPGFTLYYAAKKFSGFEKINNNFFYAVCFVNFVLFLYLTMNANARERLRLVVFDMGNGIGSGINGLGNGIGNAVDHMFGTNRGEQVSQNEGIELQPLAAQSAEV; encoded by the exons atgaaaaacaaatatactcctatttcagattctgatgactcttccaaaacgctcaatgatgaaaaggcaGATAGTCAGTCGTCTCCTTCTGATGGTACGCCTCCTCCGTATTCAG tctcaaaaaaaaatgttgaTCTCGAAATGGCTCctgaaacagaagaaagttctaaaaagaaaagatatctGACGCCTCGTGAATtagcaattgtttttgctatttttattgtatatAATGTATGCTTGATTATTGCGAGGgtcattcttcttgtttacgaaattcCGTTTAATCAGCTTGCCGTTTGGGTACTTTTTGGCGTTTGGTGCGCTCTATTTCTGTCATTGACAATTG TAATAACTCAAATGCCTAAAGAATGGTTCACGCAAGCTGGAAgagcaaccaaaaagatTCTAAAGAAATTTGGAAGAGCAACCAAAAACGTATTGTCAACTATGTGTATCGCAGCATTATATGTGTGTTTTCTCGATGTCCCCGGTTTCACCTTGTATTATGCTGCAAAGAAGTTCTcaggatttgaaaagataaacaacaattttttctatgctgtttgttttgttaactttgtcttgtttctttatttgacGA TGAATGCAAATGCGCGTGAACGACTTAGATTAGTAGTCTTCGATATGGGAAACGGCATAGGAAGCGGCATAAATGGCTTAGGAAACGGAATAGGAAATGCTGTAGATCATATGTTCG GAACCAATCGAGGAGAGCAAGTATCTCAGAACGAAGGAATCGAACTTCAGCCTCTTGCTGCGCAAAGCGCCGAAGTTTAA